A single window of Vibrio alfacsensis DNA harbors:
- the pepA gene encoding leucyl aminopeptidase yields MEFSVKSGSPEKQRSACIVVGVFEPRRLSPVAEQLDKISDGYISSLLRRGDLEGKPGQMLLLHQVPGVLSERVLLVGCGKERELGERQYKEIIQKTISTLNETGSMEAVCFLTELHVKGRDTYWKVRQAVEATKDGLYTFNQFKSVKPETRRPLRKLVFNVPTRRELNLGEKAISHGLAIASGVKASKDLGNMPPNVANPAYLASQARRLADDYETVTTKIIGEQEMEKLGMTSYLAVGRGSKNESMMSVIEYKGNPDSDAKPIVLIGKGLTFDSGGISLKPGEGMDEMKYDMCGAASVFGTMKALAKLNLPLNVVGVLAGCENMPGSNAYRPGDILTTMSGQTVEVLNTDAEGRLVLCDALTYVERFEPDCVVDVATLTGACVIALGHHISGVLSNHNPLSHELVNASEQASDRAWRLPMADEYHEQLKSPFADMANIGGRPAGTITAGCFLSKFTKKYNWAHIDIAGTAWKSGAAKGSTGRPVSMLVQFLLNRSGQETEE; encoded by the coding sequence ATGGAGTTCAGTGTTAAAAGTGGCAGTCCAGAGAAACAACGTAGCGCATGTATCGTTGTTGGTGTGTTTGAACCACGTCGCCTCTCTCCAGTAGCCGAACAACTTGATAAAATCAGTGACGGTTACATCAGTTCACTACTTCGCCGTGGTGATCTAGAGGGTAAACCTGGTCAGATGCTACTACTGCATCAAGTACCAGGTGTATTGTCAGAGCGCGTTCTACTCGTAGGTTGTGGTAAAGAACGTGAACTAGGCGAGCGCCAGTACAAGGAAATCATTCAAAAGACGATCAGCACACTTAACGAAACAGGCTCAATGGAAGCCGTATGTTTCTTAACAGAGCTGCACGTTAAAGGCCGCGATACTTATTGGAAAGTTCGCCAGGCTGTTGAAGCAACAAAAGATGGTCTATACACGTTCAACCAATTCAAGAGCGTGAAACCAGAAACTCGTCGCCCACTGCGTAAACTTGTATTCAACGTACCAACGCGTCGTGAGCTAAACCTAGGTGAGAAAGCTATTTCTCATGGCTTAGCGATTGCGTCTGGTGTAAAAGCATCGAAAGATCTAGGCAACATGCCGCCTAACGTAGCAAATCCAGCTTACCTAGCTTCTCAAGCTCGTCGTCTTGCCGATGACTACGAAACAGTTACGACCAAAATCATTGGTGAGCAAGAGATGGAAAAACTAGGCATGACCTCTTACCTAGCGGTAGGTCGTGGCTCCAAAAATGAATCTATGATGTCTGTCATCGAGTACAAAGGCAATCCAGATTCAGATGCAAAACCTATCGTACTAATTGGTAAAGGTCTGACTTTCGATTCGGGCGGTATCTCACTAAAACCTGGTGAAGGTATGGATGAGATGAAGTACGACATGTGTGGTGCGGCATCTGTATTCGGTACCATGAAAGCGTTGGCAAAACTGAATCTACCGTTAAACGTAGTTGGCGTACTTGCTGGTTGTGAAAACATGCCAGGCAGCAACGCTTACCGTCCAGGTGATATCTTAACAACCATGTCTGGCCAAACCGTTGAAGTTCTGAACACAGACGCTGAGGGTCGCTTGGTATTGTGTGATGCACTGACTTACGTAGAGCGTTTCGAACCAGATTGTGTGGTTGACGTTGCAACGTTGACGGGAGCTTGTGTTATCGCACTTGGTCACCACATCAGTGGCGTACTTTCAAACCACAACCCACTGTCTCACGAGTTAGTTAACGCATCAGAGCAAGCGAGTGACCGCGCATGGCGTTTACCAATGGCAGATGAGTACCATGAACAGTTGAAGAGCCCATTTGCTGATATGGCAAACATCGGTGGCCGTCCAGCAGGCACAATTACTGCGGGTTGCTTCTTGTCTAAGTTTACTAAGAAGTACAACTGGGCACACATTGATATCGCGGGTACTGCATGGAAATCAGGGGCAGCAAAAGGCTCGACAGGTCGTCCTGTCTCAATGCTTGTCCAATTCCTTTTGAACCGTAGCGGCCAAGAGACAGAAGAGTAA
- a CDS encoding glycosyl hydrolase 2 galactose-binding domain-containing protein, translating into MQLSLAGLWQVSPLTNLSIPQDDITFPAPLSQVLPAELTEEAIRQQEWHLMHDIEVDESMMAFPAVEMVLGGVDYHAEVRLNGVALFDCDGSQSVYKKDIRPFMQMGRNRFEILFLEEEEDLLLDEDKPELCSLAEHKYQKSDDRLGVWQEPYLQFIRNVRLDRVATEQIWHHGGGCEFKVDLYYQTFAPGLVSASVKFNGMTYHIPIDVRADHASALFQIEAPKYADLNDPAPKDLYELVVELDGQCQAFTVALSQELCVTHLVL; encoded by the coding sequence ATGCAACTCTCACTCGCCGGTTTATGGCAAGTCTCTCCACTGACGAACCTTTCTATCCCACAGGATGACATTACTTTCCCTGCTCCTTTGAGTCAGGTTTTACCCGCTGAACTGACAGAAGAAGCAATTCGTCAGCAAGAGTGGCACCTGATGCACGACATCGAAGTAGATGAATCCATGATGGCATTCCCAGCGGTAGAAATGGTGTTGGGTGGCGTGGATTACCATGCAGAAGTGCGTTTGAACGGAGTCGCATTGTTCGATTGTGACGGTTCACAAAGCGTGTATAAAAAAGACATTCGCCCATTTATGCAGATGGGACGTAACCGTTTTGAGATCCTGTTCCTTGAGGAAGAAGAAGATCTTCTGCTGGATGAGGATAAGCCAGAGTTATGTTCACTTGCGGAACACAAATACCAAAAGTCTGATGATCGCTTAGGGGTATGGCAAGAGCCGTATTTGCAGTTCATTCGCAATGTGCGTTTAGACCGTGTGGCAACCGAGCAGATTTGGCACCACGGTGGCGGTTGTGAGTTTAAAGTGGACTTGTACTACCAAACTTTTGCGCCGGGTCTTGTATCGGCATCGGTTAAGTTTAATGGCATGACTTACCATATTCCTATTGATGTCCGAGCGGATCATGCGAGTGCTTTATTCCAGATCGAAGCGCCAAAATATGCCGATTTGAATGATCCCGCTCCAAAAGATCTCTACGAACTCGTGGTGGAGTTGGATGGGCAATGCCAAGCATTTACAGTGGCACTTAGCCAAGAACTCTGTGTTACCCACCTTGTACTTTAA
- the lptF gene encoding LPS export ABC transporter permease LptF, with protein MIIVRYLIRETLKSQFAIFFVLFLVFVSQKFISVLADASDGDIPAGLIFSVVGLNMPAMGLLMLPLSLYIGILITFGRLYAESEIVVMNATGIGNKFLVHAALYLALITSAVAAFNALWLSPWSQDRVEQLYEQVAAENSVDLLKKGQFQGTPDGSSVVFIDDIKNSTLSNVFVAQMRPRDSILPSVMFSSSGEVKELSDGRQIITMHDGTRYEGVPTRVEYMVTKFDQYEGVIGQREVKEKGRDWEAYPTVDLIGHPDPEAQAELQWRISLFVCIPLLTMLVIPLSAVNPRQGRFAKMGPAILIYLAYFLAISATKSALEDGAIPAAIGMWPINAMLLIVAILANMMDSVPARRMKDKFRKKRLA; from the coding sequence GTGATTATTGTTAGATATTTGATCCGCGAAACACTCAAGAGCCAATTTGCGATTTTCTTCGTGCTTTTTTTGGTGTTTGTGAGCCAGAAGTTCATCAGCGTACTTGCTGATGCTTCTGATGGGGATATTCCAGCCGGTTTGATTTTCTCTGTTGTAGGTCTAAATATGCCTGCGATGGGGCTTTTGATGCTGCCATTAAGTTTGTACATCGGCATATTGATTACCTTCGGGCGTCTGTATGCAGAGAGCGAGATCGTGGTTATGAACGCGACAGGTATCGGGAATAAGTTCTTGGTACATGCGGCGTTGTATTTAGCATTGATTACCTCTGCTGTTGCGGCTTTCAATGCTTTATGGTTATCGCCTTGGTCTCAAGATCGCGTTGAACAACTGTATGAACAGGTGGCTGCGGAAAACAGCGTTGATCTTTTGAAGAAAGGGCAATTCCAAGGTACGCCAGATGGATCTTCGGTTGTCTTTATTGATGACATAAAAAATAGCACGCTCAGTAATGTGTTTGTTGCGCAGATGCGTCCACGTGACTCTATCTTGCCTAGTGTGATGTTTTCTTCTTCTGGTGAAGTAAAAGAACTATCCGATGGACGTCAGATCATCACCATGCATGATGGGACGCGTTATGAAGGTGTGCCTACTCGCGTTGAATATATGGTGACTAAGTTTGATCAATACGAAGGTGTGATTGGTCAACGAGAGGTGAAGGAAAAAGGTCGTGATTGGGAAGCTTACCCAACGGTGGATTTAATCGGGCATCCTGATCCGGAAGCTCAGGCCGAACTGCAATGGCGTATTTCTTTATTTGTCTGTATTCCATTGTTGACGATGCTCGTCATTCCACTTTCTGCAGTGAATCCGCGTCAGGGACGCTTCGCTAAGATGGGGCCAGCGATTTTGATTTACTTAGCCTATTTCCTAGCAATCAGTGCGACGAAATCGGCACTGGAAGATGGAGCGATCCCTGCTGCAATTGGTATGTGGCCGATCAATGCTATGTTGCTCATTGTCGCTATTTTGGCAAACATGATGGACAGTGTTCCTGCTCGACGTATGAAAGACAAATTCCGTAAGAAGAGGCTCGCGTAA
- a CDS encoding valine--tRNA ligase: MEKTYNPTSIEQALYQTWEEKGYFKPHGDTTKEAYSIMIPPPNVTGSLHMGHAFQDTIMDTLIRCERMKGKNTLWQVGTDHAGIATQMVVERKIAAEEGKTKHDYGREAFIDKIWEWKGESGGTITKQLRRLGASVDWDRERFTMDDGLSNAVQEVFVRLYEDDLIYRGKRLVNWDPKLHTAISDLEVENKDTKGNMWHFRYPLADGVKTADGKDYIVVATTRPETMLGDTGVAVNPEDPRYKDLIGKDIILPIVDRRIPIVGDEHADMEKGTGCVKITPAHDFNDYEVGKRHQLPMINILTFDANIRDASEVFNTNGEASDAYSTELPAKYHGMERFAARKAIVAEFDELGLLEEVKDHDLQVPYGDRGGVVIEPMLTDQWYVRTAPLAKTAVEAVENGDIQFVPKQYENMYFSWMRDVQDWCISRQLWWGHRIPAWYDNQGNVYVGRDEDEVRKNNNLESVIELHQDEDVLDTWFSSALWTFGTQGWPEQTDDLKVFHPSDVLVTGFDIIFFWVARMIMMTMHFVKDENGKPQVPFKTVYVTGLIRDENGDKMSKSKGNVLDPIDMIDGIDLESLVEKRCGNMMQPQLAKKIEKNTRKTFENGIEAYGTDALRFTLAAMASTGRDINWDMKRLEGYRNFCNKLWNASRYVMMNTEEQDCGFNGGEIEYSLADKWIESQFELAAKAFNNHIDNFRLDMASNTLYEFIWNQFCDWYLELTKPVLWKGTEAQQRGTRRTLITVLEKTLRLAHPVIPYITETIWQSIKPLVEGVEGETIMLQALPQFDEANFNQEALDDIEWVKAFITSIRNLRAEYDINPGKPLDAMLKADEKDAARLEANKQVLMSLAKLESVRVLAAGEETPACATALVAKSELMIPMAGLIDKDAELARLDGEIKKTHGEIKRIEGKLGNEGFVAKAPEAVVAKEREKLDGYKETLAKLEEQKTTIAAL; the protein is encoded by the coding sequence ATGGAAAAGACATACAACCCAACTTCAATCGAACAAGCTCTGTATCAGACTTGGGAAGAGAAAGGCTACTTTAAGCCACACGGTGACACTACTAAAGAAGCTTACAGCATCATGATTCCGCCACCGAACGTCACTGGTAGCCTACACATGGGCCACGCGTTCCAAGATACGATCATGGATACGCTTATCCGTTGTGAGCGCATGAAGGGTAAAAATACTCTTTGGCAGGTAGGTACGGACCACGCAGGTATCGCAACACAGATGGTTGTTGAGCGTAAGATCGCTGCAGAAGAAGGCAAAACAAAACACGATTACGGTCGTGAAGCTTTCATCGACAAAATCTGGGAATGGAAAGGCGAATCAGGCGGCACTATCACTAAACAGCTTCGTCGTCTTGGCGCATCTGTAGACTGGGATCGTGAGCGTTTTACGATGGACGATGGTCTATCTAACGCCGTTCAAGAAGTGTTCGTACGTCTATACGAAGACGACCTAATCTACCGCGGTAAGCGTCTAGTTAACTGGGATCCAAAGCTACATACAGCTATCTCAGACCTAGAAGTAGAGAACAAAGACACCAAAGGCAACATGTGGCACTTCCGCTACCCACTAGCAGATGGCGTTAAAACAGCAGATGGCAAAGACTACATCGTTGTTGCAACGACTCGTCCTGAGACCATGCTAGGCGATACTGGTGTTGCGGTTAACCCAGAAGATCCACGTTACAAAGATCTTATCGGTAAAGACATTATTCTTCCTATCGTTGATCGTCGCATCCCAATCGTGGGCGATGAGCACGCAGATATGGAAAAAGGTACTGGCTGTGTGAAAATCACACCTGCGCACGACTTCAACGACTACGAAGTTGGTAAGCGCCACCAGCTACCAATGATCAACATTCTGACTTTCGACGCGAACATCCGTGACGCTTCTGAAGTATTCAACACGAACGGCGAAGCAAGCGACGCGTACAGCACAGAACTACCAGCTAAATACCACGGTATGGAGCGTTTTGCTGCTCGTAAAGCTATCGTTGCTGAATTCGATGAGCTAGGTCTACTTGAAGAAGTGAAAGATCACGATCTACAAGTTCCTTACGGCGACCGTGGTGGCGTGGTTATCGAACCAATGCTAACGGACCAATGGTACGTGCGTACTGCACCTCTAGCGAAAACGGCGGTTGAAGCAGTAGAAAACGGCGACATCCAATTCGTTCCTAAGCAATACGAAAACATGTACTTCTCTTGGATGCGTGACGTTCAAGACTGGTGTATCTCTCGTCAGCTATGGTGGGGTCACCGCATCCCTGCTTGGTACGATAACCAAGGCAATGTTTACGTAGGTCGTGACGAAGACGAAGTTCGTAAGAACAACAACCTAGAGTCAGTCATTGAACTTCACCAAGACGAAGACGTACTGGATACCTGGTTCTCTTCTGCACTATGGACGTTCGGTACTCAAGGTTGGCCAGAGCAAACTGACGATCTGAAAGTATTCCACCCTTCAGACGTACTAGTAACTGGTTTCGACATCATCTTCTTCTGGGTTGCGCGCATGATCATGATGACCATGCACTTCGTGAAAGACGAAAACGGCAAACCACAAGTACCATTTAAGACGGTTTACGTTACTGGTCTAATCCGTGACGAAAACGGCGACAAGATGTCTAAGTCGAAAGGTAACGTACTTGACCCAATCGACATGATCGATGGTATCGACCTAGAGTCTCTAGTAGAGAAGCGTTGTGGCAACATGATGCAGCCTCAGCTAGCGAAGAAGATCGAGAAGAACACTCGTAAGACGTTTGAAAACGGTATCGAAGCATACGGTACAGACGCACTGCGTTTCACTCTTGCAGCAATGGCATCAACAGGTCGCGATATCAACTGGGATATGAAGCGTCTTGAGGGTTACCGTAACTTCTGTAACAAACTATGGAACGCAAGCCGTTACGTAATGATGAACACAGAAGAGCAAGATTGTGGCTTCAACGGTGGTGAGATTGAATACTCACTAGCGGACAAGTGGATCGAGTCTCAGTTTGAACTCGCGGCGAAAGCGTTCAACAACCATATCGACAACTTCCGTCTAGATATGGCATCTAACACGCTTTACGAATTCATCTGGAACCAATTCTGTGACTGGTACCTAGAGCTAACTAAACCCGTTCTCTGGAAAGGTACTGAAGCGCAACAACGTGGTACTCGTCGTACACTAATCACAGTTCTTGAGAAGACTCTACGTCTAGCTCACCCAGTGATTCCTTACATCACTGAAACTATCTGGCAAAGCATCAAGCCACTGGTTGAAGGTGTAGAAGGCGAGACAATTATGCTGCAAGCACTGCCTCAATTCGACGAAGCAAACTTCAACCAAGAAGCGCTAGACGATATTGAATGGGTGAAAGCGTTCATTACAAGCATCCGTAACCTACGTGCTGAATACGACATCAACCCAGGTAAACCGCTTGATGCAATGCTTAAAGCTGACGAAAAAGACGCAGCTCGCCTAGAAGCAAACAAACAAGTACTGATGTCTCTAGCAAAACTAGAATCAGTACGCGTACTTGCAGCAGGTGAAGAAACGCCAGCGTGTGCAACGGCATTGGTTGCTAAGTCTGAGCTGATGATCCCAATGGCAGGTCTGATCGACAAAGACGCAGAACTTGCTCGTCTAGATGGTGAAATCAAGAAGACTCACGGCGAAATCAAGCGTATCGAAGGCAAACTAGGTAACGAAGGCTTCGTAGCAAAAGCGCCTGAAGCCGTTGTTGCTAAAGAGCGTGAGAAGCTTGACGGCTACAAAGAGACGCTAGCTAAGCTAGAAGAGCAGAAGACAACGATCGCTGCACTTTAA
- a CDS encoding DUF2061 domain-containing protein, which yields MKKTLTFAALHFTIAFSVAYVLTGDILIGSLIAMIEPSVNTVAFYFHEKAWAKVPALKARQWMTKLKTASFATIHFSVAFTVVYLLTGDAFVGGVMAMLEPSLNTVAYYFHEKVWMRQSDSQAAPQFCLHQHA from the coding sequence ATGAAAAAGACACTAACCTTTGCAGCACTCCATTTTACTATCGCGTTTAGTGTCGCTTACGTGCTTACTGGCGACATTCTCATTGGTAGTTTAATTGCCATGATTGAGCCTTCAGTGAACACCGTCGCTTTCTACTTTCATGAAAAGGCATGGGCAAAAGTCCCAGCGCTTAAAGCTCGTCAGTGGATGACCAAATTAAAAACCGCAAGCTTTGCCACTATCCACTTCAGTGTTGCCTTTACCGTAGTTTACTTGCTAACAGGTGATGCGTTTGTTGGTGGTGTTATGGCGATGCTCGAGCCAAGCTTGAACACAGTGGCTTACTACTTCCACGAGAAAGTGTGGATGCGTCAATCAGATAGCCAAGCAGCACCACAGTTTTGTTTGCACCAACACGCTTAA